Proteins from one Pseudomonas grandcourensis genomic window:
- a CDS encoding MFS transporter has protein sequence MLWQLTQMLWVGGLWLLQIGLLPVLGRIGLAPLLIDEIAGMLNALVVGFATACVIFQALVLVKTEGLVSLWRDIRGQLLSMALCACAMYFAVRFGWPDALRWQAFSYLVLGFSGLVLVLQPVPGWSGRVREAHP, from the coding sequence ATGCTTTGGCAGCTGACCCAGATGTTGTGGGTCGGCGGCTTGTGGTTGTTGCAAATCGGTCTGTTGCCGGTGCTGGGGCGAATTGGCCTGGCGCCGCTGCTGATCGACGAAATCGCAGGCATGCTCAATGCGCTGGTAGTGGGATTCGCTACGGCGTGTGTGATTTTTCAGGCTTTGGTGCTGGTCAAGACCGAGGGCCTTGTCAGTCTATGGCGAGATATTCGCGGGCAACTGCTGTCGATGGCGCTGTGTGCGTGCGCGATGTACTTCGCGGTGCGTTTCGGCTGGCCGGATGCGCTGCGTTGGCAGGCGTTCAGCTATCTTGTTCTGGGGTTTTCCGGGCTGGTGCTGGTGTTGCAGCCGGTGCCGGGATGGAGTGGCAGGGTGCGCGAAGCACACCCTTGA
- the folP gene encoding dihydropteroate synthase → MTSVQSSTRLPCGNRVLDLAQTHVMGILNVTPDSFSDGGQYSQLDAAMRHAEAMVVAGATLIDVGGESTRPGARVVSPLEELERVAPIVERISRELDVIISVDTSTPAVMRETARLGAGLINDVRSLRRDGALDAAAATGLPVCLMHMLGEPGDMQDNPQYQDVTREVGEFLAERLHQCSLAGIPAERVILDPGFGFAKTLQHNLSLFKHMEALHAFGRPLLVGVSRKSMIGQALSRPVGERLYGGLALAALAVQKGARILRVHDVAETVDVVRMIAAVDSAE, encoded by the coding sequence ATGACTTCTGTTCAGTCCTCGACCCGGTTGCCTTGCGGCAACCGGGTTCTTGATTTGGCCCAGACGCATGTCATGGGTATTCTCAATGTCACCCCTGATTCTTTCTCCGATGGTGGCCAATACAGCCAGCTCGACGCGGCCATGCGCCACGCCGAAGCCATGGTGGTGGCCGGTGCTACGCTGATCGACGTCGGTGGAGAGTCCACCCGCCCCGGTGCCAGGGTCGTATCGCCACTCGAAGAGCTGGAGCGCGTAGCTCCCATCGTCGAGCGCATCAGTCGCGAGCTGGATGTGATCATATCGGTCGACACCTCAACGCCTGCCGTCATGCGAGAAACCGCGCGCCTGGGTGCCGGGTTGATCAATGACGTGCGTTCGTTGCGTCGTGATGGTGCCCTGGATGCGGCGGCGGCCACCGGGCTGCCGGTCTGCCTGATGCATATGCTGGGCGAGCCGGGCGATATGCAGGACAATCCGCAGTATCAGGATGTCACAAGGGAAGTCGGCGAGTTTCTCGCTGAGCGCCTGCATCAGTGTTCTTTAGCTGGCATTCCGGCTGAGCGGGTCATTCTTGACCCCGGCTTTGGCTTCGCTAAAACATTGCAGCACAATCTAAGCTTGTTCAAACATATGGAAGCCCTGCATGCCTTTGGGCGGCCACTGCTGGTCGGCGTTTCGCGCAAGAGCATGATAGGTCAGGCCTTGAGTCGGCCGGTCGGAGAGCGCCTGTATGGCGGTCTTGCTCTCGCGGCGCTGGCTGTGCAGAAGGGGGCGCGTATTTTGCGCGTCCATGACGTGGCCGAAACAGTTGATGTGGTGAGAATGATCGCCGCAGTGGATTCAGCCGAATAA
- the glmM gene encoding phosphoglucosamine mutase, which produces MTRKYFGTDGIRGRVGQYPITPDFMLKLGWAAGMAFRKMGACKVLVGKDTRISGYMFESALEAGLTSAGADVMLLGPMPTPAIAYLTRTFHAEAGIVISASHNPHDDNGIKFFSGKGTKLPDEVELMIEELLDTPMTVVESSKIGKVSRINDASGRYIEFCKSSVPTGTSFSGLKIVIDCAHGAVYKVAPSVFRELGAEVVVLSAQPNGLNINDNCGSTHMGPLQAAVVAEKADLGIAFDGDGDRVQMVDHTGAVVDGDELLFIIARDLHERDKLQGGVVGTLMSNLGLELALADLGIPFVRANVGDRYVIAELLERNWIVGGENSGHIVCFSHTTTGDAIIAALQVLMALRRRDEGLAQSRQTLRKCPQVLINVRFGGGASPLEHPSVKEASERVTKAMAGRGRVLLRKSGTEPLVRVMVEGEDETQVRGYAEELAKLVTEVSA; this is translated from the coding sequence ATGACTAGGAAATATTTTGGTACCGACGGTATTCGCGGTCGGGTGGGTCAATACCCGATTACTCCTGATTTCATGCTCAAGCTCGGCTGGGCTGCTGGCATGGCTTTCCGCAAGATGGGCGCCTGCAAGGTGCTGGTCGGCAAGGACACCCGAATCTCCGGCTACATGTTTGAGTCGGCGCTTGAGGCAGGGCTGACATCGGCAGGTGCCGATGTGATGCTGCTGGGGCCGATGCCGACTCCGGCTATCGCCTATCTGACGCGCACTTTCCATGCCGAGGCTGGCATCGTCATCAGTGCGTCGCACAATCCGCATGATGACAATGGCATCAAGTTCTTCTCCGGCAAGGGCACCAAGCTCCCGGATGAAGTCGAACTGATGATCGAAGAGTTGCTCGATACGCCAATGACTGTGGTGGAGTCGAGCAAGATCGGCAAGGTGTCGCGAATCAACGACGCGTCGGGACGCTATATCGAATTCTGCAAGAGCAGCGTGCCGACCGGTACCAGCTTCTCGGGCCTGAAGATCGTGATCGACTGCGCACACGGTGCGGTTTACAAAGTGGCGCCGAGCGTGTTTCGCGAGTTGGGCGCTGAAGTCGTGGTGCTGTCGGCGCAGCCGAATGGATTGAACATCAACGACAATTGCGGCTCGACCCATATGGGGCCGCTGCAGGCTGCCGTCGTGGCTGAGAAGGCCGATCTGGGTATTGCCTTCGATGGTGACGGTGATCGCGTTCAGATGGTCGATCACACCGGTGCGGTGGTGGATGGTGATGAATTGCTGTTCATCATTGCCCGCGATCTGCATGAGCGCGACAAGCTGCAGGGCGGCGTGGTCGGAACCCTGATGAGTAACCTGGGGCTGGAACTGGCCCTGGCGGACCTGGGTATTCCATTTGTGCGTGCCAACGTCGGTGACCGCTATGTCATTGCCGAGCTGCTGGAGCGCAACTGGATCGTGGGGGGTGAAAACTCCGGGCACATCGTGTGCTTCAGTCACACCACCACGGGTGATGCGATCATTGCGGCGCTGCAGGTGTTGATGGCGCTGCGCAGGCGTGACGAAGGTCTGGCGCAATCCCGACAGACGCTGCGCAAGTGCCCTCAGGTGCTGATCAATGTGCGTTTCGGTGGCGGCGCAAGCCCTCTCGAACACCCGTCGGTCAAGGAAGCCAGCGAGCGTGTGACCAAGGCCATGGCAGGTCGCGGGCGTGTGCTGTTGCGCAAGTCCGGAACCGAACCACTGGTGCGCGTGATGGTCGAAGGCGAAGACGAAACGCAGGTTCGCGGCTATGCCGAAGAGCTGGCAAAACTGGTTACTGAAGTTTCTGCCTGA
- the tpiA gene encoding triose-phosphate isomerase, translating to MRRPMVAGNWKMHGTRASVAELINGLRDLALPSSVDVAVFPPFLHINQVIDGLEGKSISVGAQNSAVESGQGALTGEVATSQLVDAGCSLVLVGHSERRQIMGEQDAVLIRKFAAAQACGLIPVLCIGETLEQREAGKTLEVVSRQLGSIIEELGVGAFARAVIAYEPVWAIGTGLTATPQQAQDVHAAIRAQLAAENSEVAQGVRLLYGGSVKAANAVELFGMPDIDGGLIGGASLNADEFGAICRAAGN from the coding sequence ATGCGTCGCCCTATGGTAGCTGGTAACTGGAAGATGCACGGTACCCGCGCCAGCGTCGCTGAGCTGATCAACGGCCTTCGTGACTTGGCCTTGCCGAGCAGTGTTGATGTCGCGGTATTCCCGCCTTTCCTGCATATCAATCAAGTGATTGATGGCCTGGAAGGAAAGTCGATTTCGGTCGGCGCGCAGAACTCTGCGGTGGAATCCGGACAAGGTGCGTTGACCGGTGAAGTTGCAACGAGTCAGTTGGTGGATGCAGGTTGTTCCCTGGTGCTTGTCGGGCACTCCGAACGCCGCCAGATCATGGGCGAGCAGGACGCAGTGCTGATCCGCAAGTTTGCAGCGGCACAGGCATGTGGCTTGATTCCGGTGTTGTGCATAGGGGAAACCCTGGAGCAGCGTGAAGCCGGAAAGACTCTTGAGGTTGTCTCGCGTCAGCTGGGCAGTATCATTGAGGAGCTGGGTGTCGGTGCCTTTGCCAGGGCGGTGATCGCTTACGAGCCGGTCTGGGCCATTGGCACCGGGCTGACTGCAACGCCGCAACAAGCGCAGGATGTGCACGCAGCCATTCGCGCCCAGTTGGCGGCAGAGAATTCTGAAGTCGCACAAGGTGTGCGGCTTCTATACGGCGGCAGCGTGAAGGCGGCCAATGCGGTCGAACTGTTCGGCATGCCGGATATCGATGGGGGTCTCATTGGTGGGGCTTCCCTGAATGCAGATGAGTTCGGTGCGATCTGTCGCGCCGCGGGAAACTGA
- the rimP gene encoding ribosome maturation factor RimP, with translation MSSKLEELQALLAPVVVALGYECWGIEFSAQGRHSMLRVYIDKEGGVLVDDCAIVSRQISGVLDVEDPITVEYTLEVSSPGMERPLFTLEQFAKFAGEQVKIKLRSPFEGRRNFQGLLRGVEEQDVVVQVEDHEFLLPIDMIDKANIIPSFD, from the coding sequence GTGTCGAGCAAGCTAGAAGAGTTGCAGGCCTTGCTGGCCCCGGTGGTCGTGGCCCTAGGCTATGAATGCTGGGGTATCGAGTTTTCGGCTCAGGGTCGTCACTCGATGTTGCGCGTTTATATCGATAAAGAAGGCGGCGTGCTGGTGGACGATTGCGCCATCGTCAGCCGTCAGATCAGCGGTGTGCTGGATGTTGAAGATCCAATCACCGTTGAGTACACCCTTGAAGTTTCCTCGCCTGGCATGGAACGCCCTCTGTTCACTCTTGAGCAGTTTGCAAAATTTGCCGGTGAACAAGTGAAGATCAAGCTGCGCTCGCCTTTTGAAGGACGACGCAACTTTCAGGGCCTTCTGCGCGGCGTAGAAGAGCAGGATGTCGTGGTGCAGGTAGAAGACCATGAGTTCCTGTTGCCGATCGATATGATCGACAAGGCCAACATTATTCCCAGTTTTGACTGA
- the greA gene encoding transcription elongation factor GreA, which yields MIKYPMTVQGAKALEEEHTHLTKVVRPKLSQDIGTARELGDLKENAEYHAAREQQGMVEARIRDIEGRIQNQVVIDVTTIPHTGKVIFGTTVEIANVETDERVTYHIVGEDEADFKLGKISVGSPLARALIAKEEGDVVAVKTPGGVIEYEIVEVRHI from the coding sequence ATGATCAAATACCCAATGACCGTCCAGGGCGCCAAAGCCCTGGAAGAGGAGCACACTCACCTTACCAAGGTCGTTCGTCCGAAGCTCAGCCAGGACATCGGTACGGCCCGCGAGTTGGGTGACTTGAAGGAAAACGCCGAATACCACGCTGCTCGCGAGCAGCAGGGTATGGTCGAGGCGCGGATCCGTGACATCGAAGGCCGGATTCAGAATCAGGTCGTCATTGATGTCACGACCATTCCTCACACCGGCAAAGTGATTTTCGGCACTACCGTTGAAATCGCCAACGTCGAGACTGATGAGCGCGTCACTTACCACATCGTGGGTGAGGACGAGGCTGACTTCAAACTCGGCAAGATTTCGGTCGGCTCGCCACTGGCTCGCGCCTTGATTGCCAAGGAAGAGGGTGATGTGGTCGCCGTGAAAACGCCTGGCGGCGTTATCGAGTACGAGATTGTCGAAGTTCGTCACATCTGA
- the secG gene encoding preprotein translocase subunit SecG: MLETVVVVFHLLGALGVVALVLLQQGKGADAGASFGAGASNTVFGSQGSSTFLSKFTAILAAGFFITSLGLGYFAKEKAHQLTQVGLPNPAVLEVPKQQPASDDVPVLQEQKSATPATDVPPAQEQK; encoded by the coding sequence ATGCTGGAAACAGTCGTAGTCGTTTTTCATCTGCTGGGTGCATTGGGCGTAGTGGCTCTGGTTTTGCTGCAGCAGGGTAAAGGTGCGGATGCTGGCGCGTCTTTCGGAGCAGGTGCTTCAAATACTGTGTTCGGAAGCCAAGGTTCCTCTACCTTTCTTAGTAAGTTTACTGCTATACTTGCCGCAGGTTTTTTCATAACCAGCTTGGGGTTAGGTTACTTTGCTAAAGAGAAGGCTCACCAGCTGACTCAGGTAGGTCTCCCAAACCCAGCGGTACTGGAAGTTCCAAAGCAACAACCGGCTTCTGATGATGTCCCGGTGCTTCAAGAGCAAAAGTCGGCTACTCCAGCGACTGACGTACCTCCAGCTCAAGAGCAGAAGTAA
- the rlmE gene encoding 23S rRNA (uridine(2552)-2'-O)-methyltransferase RlmE, producing MARSKTSLKWLQEHFNDPFVKMAQKDGYRSRASYKLLEIQEKDRLIRPGMSVIDLGAAPGGWSQVTSRLIGGQGTLIASDILEMDSIPDVTFIQGDFTEDAVLAQILDAVGNKEVDLVISDMAPNMSGLPAVDMPRAMFLCELALDLSTRVLKPGGDFLIKIFQGEGFDEFHKSVRQQFEKVQMRKPNSSRDRSREQYLLGRGFRGRSED from the coding sequence GTGGCCCGTTCCAAGACAAGCCTTAAGTGGCTGCAAGAGCATTTCAACGACCCATTCGTCAAAATGGCACAAAAAGACGGGTACCGTTCCCGCGCCAGCTACAAACTGCTGGAGATCCAGGAAAAGGACCGTTTGATCCGCCCGGGCATGAGCGTGATCGACCTTGGTGCGGCCCCCGGTGGGTGGTCCCAGGTGACCAGTCGTCTGATTGGCGGGCAGGGCACGCTGATCGCTTCTGACATTCTGGAAATGGACAGCATTCCGGACGTGACCTTCATTCAAGGCGACTTTACCGAGGACGCCGTGCTGGCTCAGATCCTCGACGCCGTCGGAAATAAAGAAGTAGACCTTGTGATTTCCGACATGGCCCCCAATATGAGTGGATTACCGGCCGTGGACATGCCGCGAGCGATGTTCCTGTGCGAGTTGGCACTGGATCTTTCGACGCGGGTGCTCAAGCCCGGTGGTGATTTTTTGATCAAGATCTTCCAGGGTGAAGGCTTCGACGAATTTCACAAAAGCGTTCGCCAGCAGTTCGAGAAGGTGCAGATGCGCAAGCCGAACTCGTCGCGCGACCGTTCTCGCGAGCAGTATCTGCTGGGCCGCGGTTTCCGCGGGCGCAGTGAGGATTGA
- the nusA gene encoding transcription termination factor NusA, whose amino-acid sequence MSKEVLLVVESVSNEKGVPANVIFEALELALATATKKRFEDEVDLRVEINRHTGAYETFRRWTVVEEADLDDPAIETWPSKVAETHPGAKVGDVVEEKIESIEFGRIAAQTAKQVIVQKVREAERAQVVDAYRERLGEIISGTVKKVTRDNVIVDLGNNAEALLAREDIISRETFRVGVRLRALLKEIRTENRGPQLILSRTAPEMLIELFRIEVPEIAEGLIEVMAASRDPGSRAKIAVRSKDKRIDPQGACIGMRGSRVQAVSGELGGERVDIVLWDDNPAQFVINAMSPAEVAAIIVDEDAHAMDIAVGADNLAQAIGRGGQNVRLASQLTGWTLNVMTESDIQAKQQAETGDILRNFIDELEVDEDLAQVLVDEGFTSLEEIAYVPLEEMLNIDGFDEDTVNELRARAKDRLLTKAIATEEKLADAHPAEDLLSLEGMDKDLAMELAVRGVITREDLAEQSIDDLLDIDGIDDDRAGKLIMAARAHWFE is encoded by the coding sequence ATGAGCAAAGAAGTACTGCTGGTTGTTGAGTCGGTATCCAATGAAAAGGGCGTACCGGCAAACGTGATTTTTGAAGCGCTGGAGCTGGCCCTGGCCACTGCTACCAAAAAGCGTTTCGAAGACGAAGTTGATCTGCGTGTGGAAATCAACCGCCACACGGGTGCATACGAGACATTCCGTCGCTGGACGGTCGTCGAAGAAGCAGACCTGGACGATCCGGCCATCGAAACCTGGCCGAGCAAGGTTGCCGAAACGCATCCTGGCGCCAAGGTCGGTGACGTCGTAGAAGAGAAGATCGAGTCCATCGAGTTCGGCCGCATTGCCGCACAAACTGCCAAGCAAGTCATTGTGCAGAAAGTTCGCGAAGCCGAGCGCGCTCAGGTTGTTGACGCTTACCGCGAGCGCCTGGGTGAAATCATCTCCGGCACCGTGAAAAAAGTCACCCGCGACAACGTGATCGTTGATCTGGGCAACAACGCTGAAGCGTTGCTGGCCCGTGAAGACATCATTTCTCGCGAAACTTTCCGGGTTGGCGTGCGTCTGCGTGCGCTGCTCAAGGAAATCCGCACCGAGAACCGCGGCCCGCAGTTGATCCTGTCGCGCACCGCGCCGGAAATGCTGATCGAGTTGTTCCGCATCGAAGTGCCGGAAATTGCCGAAGGCCTGATCGAAGTAATGGCTGCGTCCCGTGATCCGGGTTCGCGCGCCAAGATCGCCGTTCGCTCCAAGGACAAACGCATCGACCCGCAGGGCGCTTGCATCGGTATGCGCGGTTCGCGCGTCCAGGCAGTGTCGGGTGAGTTGGGCGGTGAGCGTGTTGACATCGTTCTTTGGGACGACAACCCGGCTCAGTTCGTGATCAACGCCATGTCCCCGGCCGAGGTTGCGGCAATTATCGTTGACGAAGATGCCCACGCAATGGACATCGCCGTTGGCGCAGACAATCTGGCTCAGGCCATCGGTCGCGGTGGTCAGAACGTGCGTCTGGCTAGCCAGTTGACTGGCTGGACCCTGAATGTGATGACCGAATCGGACATCCAGGCTAAACAGCAAGCAGAAACCGGCGACATCCTGCGCAACTTCATCGACGAGCTGGAAGTCGACGAAGATCTGGCGCAGGTGCTGGTAGATGAAGGCTTTACCAGCCTGGAAGAGATTGCCTACGTACCGTTGGAAGAAATGCTCAACATCGACGGCTTTGACGAAGATACCGTCAACGAGCTTCGCGCTCGTGCCAAGGATCGCTTGTTGACCAAAGCCATCGCTACTGAGGAAAAGCTGGCAGACGCCCATCCGGCCGAAGACCTGCTCTCGCTTGAGGGTATGGACAAGGATTTGGCGATGGAACTGGCGGTGCGCGGCGTAATTACCCGCGAAGACCTGGCCGAGCAGTCTATTGACGACCTGCTCGACATCGACGGCATTGACGATGATCGTGCCGGCAAGTTGATCATGGCCGCCCGAGCCCACTGGTTCGAGTAA
- the ftsH gene encoding ATP-dependent zinc metalloprotease FtsH, translating to MAKNLILWLIIAAVLVTVMNNFSSPNEPQTLNYSDFIQQVKDGKVERVAVDGYVITGKRNDGDSFKTIRPAIQDNGLIGDLVDNHVVVEGKQPEQQSIWTQLLVASFPILVIIAVFMFFMRQMQGGAGGKGGPMSFGKSKARLLSEDQVKTTLADVAGCDEAKEEVGELVEFLRDPGKFQRLGGRIPRGVLMVGPPGTGKTLLAKAIAGEAKVPFFTISGSDFVEMFVGVGASRVRDMFEQAKKHAPCIIFIDEIDAVGRHRGAGMGGGHDEREQTLNQLLVEMDGFEMNDGIIVIAATNRPDVLDPALLRPGRFDRQVVVGLPDIRGREQILKVHMRKVPMGDDVAPAVIARGTPGFSGADLANLVNEASLFAARAGKRIVEMKEFELAKDKIMMGAERKSMVMSEKEKQNTAYHEAGHAIVGRVVPEHDPVYKVSIIPRGRALGVTMFLPEEDRYSLSKRALISQICSLYGGRIAEEMTLGFDGVTTGASNDIMRASQIARNMVTKWGLSEKLGPLMYAEEEGEVFLGRGGGGQSASFSGETAKLIDSEVRSIIDQCYGTAKQILTDNRDKLDAMADALMKYETIDAEQIDDIMAGRPPREPRDWSGGTGTSGTPPVVQDERPETPIGGPAADV from the coding sequence ATGGCAAAGAATCTGATCCTGTGGTTGATCATCGCGGCTGTCCTGGTGACGGTGATGAACAACTTCTCCAGCCCTAACGAGCCGCAGACCCTCAACTATTCCGACTTCATCCAGCAGGTCAAGGATGGCAAGGTCGAGCGCGTGGCGGTTGATGGCTACGTGATTACCGGCAAGCGCAACGATGGCGACAGCTTCAAGACCATTCGCCCGGCGATCCAGGACAACGGCCTGATCGGCGACCTGGTGGATAACCACGTCGTGGTCGAAGGCAAGCAGCCTGAACAGCAATCCATCTGGACTCAGCTTCTGGTCGCCAGCTTCCCTATCCTCGTGATCATCGCCGTGTTCATGTTCTTCATGCGGCAGATGCAGGGCGGTGCCGGTGGCAAGGGCGGGCCGATGAGCTTCGGTAAAAGCAAGGCGCGCCTGCTCTCGGAAGATCAGGTGAAAACGACCCTGGCTGACGTTGCCGGTTGCGACGAAGCCAAGGAAGAAGTCGGTGAGCTGGTCGAGTTCCTGCGCGATCCGGGCAAGTTCCAGCGCCTGGGTGGCCGCATTCCTCGCGGTGTGCTGATGGTCGGTCCTCCGGGTACCGGTAAAACCTTGCTCGCCAAGGCCATCGCCGGCGAAGCCAAAGTGCCGTTCTTCACTATTTCCGGTTCCGATTTCGTCGAAATGTTCGTCGGTGTCGGTGCCAGCCGTGTTCGCGACATGTTCGAGCAGGCCAAGAAGCACGCTCCATGCATCATCTTCATCGACGAAATCGATGCGGTCGGTCGCCATCGTGGCGCCGGCATGGGTGGCGGTCACGACGAACGCGAGCAGACGCTCAACCAGTTGCTGGTTGAGATGGACGGCTTCGAAATGAATGACGGCATCATCGTGATTGCTGCGACCAACCGTCCTGATGTACTGGACCCTGCGTTGCTGCGTCCGGGCCGTTTCGACCGCCAGGTTGTGGTCGGTCTGCCGGACATCCGTGGTCGCGAACAGATTCTCAAGGTTCACATGCGCAAAGTGCCAATGGGCGACGACGTTGCTCCGGCCGTGATCGCTCGTGGTACTCCTGGCTTCTCCGGTGCTGACCTGGCCAACCTGGTGAACGAGGCATCGTTGTTCGCTGCCCGTGCCGGCAAGCGCATCGTCGAGATGAAGGAATTCGAACTGGCGAAAGACAAGATCATGATGGGCGCCGAGCGCAAGTCCATGGTCATGTCCGAGAAAGAAAAGCAGAACACGGCTTATCACGAAGCGGGCCACGCCATCGTGGGTCGTGTCGTGCCTGAGCATGATCCGGTGTACAAGGTGTCGATCATCCCGCGCGGTCGTGCGCTGGGTGTGACCATGTTCCTGCCGGAAGAAGATCGTTACAGCCTGTCCAAGCGTGCGTTGATCAGCCAGATCTGCTCGCTGTACGGCGGTCGTATCGCTGAAGAAATGACCCTGGGCTTCGATGGCGTGACCACCGGTGCCTCCAACGACATCATGCGCGCCAGCCAGATTGCGCGGAACATGGTGACCAAGTGGGGTCTTTCGGAAAAACTCGGTCCGTTGATGTACGCCGAAGAAGAGGGTGAAGTGTTCCTCGGTCGCGGTGGCGGCGGTCAGAGTGCAAGCTTCTCTGGTGAGACAGCCAAGCTGATCGACTCCGAAGTGCGCAGCATCATCGATCAGTGCTATGGCACGGCGAAGCAGATTCTCACGGACAACCGTGACAAGCTCGATGCAATGGCCGATGCCTTGATGAAGTACGAAACGATCGATGCCGAGCAGATCGACGACATCATGGCGGGTCGTCCGCCTCGCGAGCCGCGCGACTGGTCGGGTGGCACGGGTACTTCCGGTACTCCGCCGGTAGTGCAGGATGAGCGTCCGGAAACACCGATCGGTGGTCCTGCTGCTGACGTATAA
- a CDS encoding YhbY family RNA-binding protein — MPLTQEQKKQYKSIGHHLKPVLIVADNGLTEGVLAELERALADHELIKIKLNILDRESRLTSIAEICKVGKADLVQVIGKMALIYRKNFSVNKQLSNVHRFK, encoded by the coding sequence ATGCCGCTCACTCAAGAGCAGAAGAAACAGTACAAATCCATTGGCCACCATCTGAAACCGGTTTTGATTGTGGCAGACAATGGTTTGACTGAAGGTGTGTTAGCCGAACTCGAACGCGCGTTGGCGGATCACGAGCTGATCAAGATCAAGCTCAACATCCTCGATCGCGAATCGCGCCTGACGTCCATTGCAGAGATCTGCAAGGTCGGCAAAGCGGATCTGGTTCAGGTCATCGGCAAGATGGCACTGATCTACCGCAAGAACTTCAGCGTCAACAAGCAGCTGTCGAACGTCCATCGCTTCAAGTGA